TCGACTCCGCCCCCGTGCTCGGTGACGCTGGCCTTGGCGCGCTCGACGAGCTGGTCCCGGGTCCATCCCGACTTGGCCACGCCCACCACGGGGAAGTCGAGACGGCCCCGGCGGGCCATGGCCTGCAGGGCGGGGAAAATCTTCTTGTAGGCGAGGTCGCCGGTGGCGCCGAAGAAGACCAGGGCATCGGAGCGGGGACGCTCGTCGCTCATGTCCTCTCCACGTGACCTCCGAAGCCGAAGCGCATGGCAGAGAGCACCTTGTTCTGGAAGAGGTCGAGGCCGCGGGACGAGAAGCGCTCGAAGAGCGCGGCGGTGAGCACGTGGGCGGGGACCCCCACGTCGTTGGCGGCCTGGACAGTCCAACGGCCTTCGCCAGAATCGGCCACTTTTCCCCCGAACTTCTCCAGGCCGGGATCGCCGGCTAGACTCTGGGCCGTGAGGTCCAGCAGCCAGGACG
This portion of the Candidatus Methylomirabilota bacterium genome encodes:
- a CDS encoding 6-phosphogluconate dehydrogenase (decarboxylating); the encoded protein is HEKDAETTPLRNPEHYQYDFNLADITELWRRGSVVSSWLLDLTAQSLAGDPGLEKFGGKVADSGEGRWTVQAANDVGVPAHVLTAALFERFSSRGLDLFQNKVLSAMRFGFGGHVERT